The sequence ACTTTAGTTAAGCGATACAGCCCACAATCAATTATTGCAATTAAAATAATTCTAACATGGGTTGGAAATGAAACATTTACGCTTTAGCCCCATAGATAATCAAATAGGGAATAATAAAAAGTTGTTTTGGGGATTAATAAAATTAGAAGACTTTTTTGGACAAAATATCTAGTATCTAGTAAATTTTTTTTGAAAATATATTTTGCTTGATATTTAATTCTGCCAAATTACTATTTAAAGTAATGGTCGGAGCGATAGGATTCGAACCTACGACCCTCTGGTCCCAAACCAGATGCGCTACCAGACTGCGCTACGCTCCGACTTTTGTTTAAGAGTTGGTGTGTCTCTCAAGCGTGTTTGCTGTCTAAAAGGTTTGCTTTGAAAGTGCAAGTCCTTTTTTTAGTTTTTTTAAAAAAAATGTCTTTTTTTTTATTTTTTTATGAATTCTGCCGTGGCTGTGGAAAAAAGTTGGCAAAAAAACTAAAAACTAAAATCTATTATGCGCTTGTTTGAAAATTATCGGCCAAATTTTAAAATATGCCCTGCAATTTTAACTTGGCAATTGACTATTTTCCTATGAGCGAAAACCGCCTCAATAAAATATCGACAACTATTTATAATAGTTGCTGCATTATATCGGGCTTTAAATATCATGATTCTTGCAGCGACTTTATGAATTGAGGATTTTGAAAATGACAGATATTAATAAAATAATTGCAGCCTATAGTGAGCAATTAAAAAATCCGCAAATTAAAGCCGCATATCAATATCTAATAAAGTTTATGATGCGCCTTAAAGGACTTTTTATAAGGGCCGAAGGTGAAAATTTTACGTTTGGTAATGTGTCACCTGGCTATATGGACTATAGCTATTTTCCGTTTTACAACGCCTTGGTAAAGCAGCATGGCTTGCGCTTTGGCATTGTGCTCAATCATCAAAATATGGCCTTTGAGCTATGGCTGATGGGGCAAAATATGATGATACAAAAGAAGTTTTGGCGCCTTTTTAAAACCAGCCCATGGATGCAAAATTATAGCACGATGCCACGCTATAGCGCTTTGGAAGTCCAGCTTTTGAATCAGCCTGATTTCAACCATGAAAAAGAGTTGATGGAGAATATCTTACAAAATGCTTTGCAGTATATAGGTGAGATTCTGGTTTTCATTGAATCTAATACCCAAACGTAAAAAGCCCTTACCTCTTATAGGAGGTAAGGGCTTTTATATGCAGCAATCAAATCTTAAAATTTAAGCGGTTTCACGCAAGATTTCACCATTAGGTTCACGCAAAACATAACCGCGCCCCCAAACAGTTTCAATATAATTTTGACCACCAGAAACAGCATCAAGTTTTTTGCGCAATTTACAAATGAAAACGTCAATAATTTTTAATTCTGGCTCATCCATACCACCATAAAGATGGTTTAAGAACATTTCCTTGGTAAGGGTAGTGCCTTTACGCAAAGACAAAAGCTCAAGCATTTGATATTCTTTACCGGTTAAGTGAACGGGAAGACCAGAAATTTCAACTGTTTTTGCATCAAGGTTAACAATAAGGTCGCCTGTTGCAATCACGGATTGTGCATGGCCTTTAGAACGGCGTACGATTGCATGAATGCGTGCAATAAGCTCATCCTTATGGAAAGGTTTGGTCATATAATCATCTGCACCAAAGCCAAGACCACGAACCTTATCTTCAATGCCGCCCATGCCAGAAAGGATAAGAATTGGTGTCTTAACCTTTGACAAGCGCAATGTGCGCAATACTTCATAACCCGACATATCTGGCAAATTCAAATCAAGCAAAATAATATCGTAATCATATAATTTGCCGAGATCAACGCCCTCTTCGCCCAGATCGGTAGTATAGATATTGAAGCTTTCTGACTTCAACATTAACTCGATGCTATGGGCTGTTGCATTGTCATCTTCAATCAACAATACGCGCATAATAATTTCCCTTTTCCGCAACCACGAATCGGCCGCCTCGAACAAAACATTGGGTCAATTTTTAAAATGACCCCTCAATTGAAAAAATTAACCATAAAATACAAGCAACTATTGCCCTTATTTTATCTACTTTTGGCAGCACGCGGAACTGTCGTTGCCTTGTTTGTTAATTTGCCGAAAAATGGTTAACAAATTGTTATCCAGTAATGCAAGTCCTTAAAAAAAATTATCTGCGATTAACTTTCCTTAAAAAAACATAAATAAAAAAAATCATATATTTCAGTAAATTAAAGTGATAACTAATAAATCACTCCTAAAATGACATTTACTAAGTAATTAATATCTTTATTAAAAAACAATGAATTATAGTAAAGACTATTTTCATAATAAAATTTTGCATTGTCCCTTTAAGTATCGATTATATAGCAATTTTAAGGGCGGGCATTAATGACATGTCAGCCCGTTCACTCATCAATAACACCCCTCCAATATAATTTCACAGCATTGCCACATTTTTTTTGGTTGTTTACCTCCCTTTAAGTCTCGCCTTTTATATTCATCTCAATCAAATATTTTGCAAAAATTTTGCTGTAAGGCTTAGCTTTTTATTTGAGCATTTTTATTTTGAGGGTATTTCACATGATGAAGTTTCATAGGCTTCTTCATGATAGAGGGAGTTTATGTATGAAGCCGCGTGAAACGATTGTTAGGCTAAAACTATTCCAAGTGCGTGAAAAGCGTCGACAAATTACCCAACTTGAAACCATGGCATTTGAGTTTCAACGCATGGCTAATGAGCTTGAAACGCAAATCGCCAATGAAGAACGCAAAGCGGGCATAACCGACCATAACCATTTTGCCTATCCAACTTTTGCGGCAGCAGCGCGGCAAAGGCGTGAAAACCTATTAAACTCGGCTAATGATTTGAACATACAAAAAGCCGCAGCTCTTATTGCTTTGCAAGAAGCAGAGGCGGAACTTGCTAAGGCGCAAGCGATTGAGGTGCGCGATGGTAGTTCTACTCTTGAGGAAACAATTAGCTTTGTTCAACGACGTTCGATGATTGGTTAATATTCTACCATCATAAGTTCTATAATTAAAATTCCATTGATTGCAAATTATTTGCGGATTGCTATTCGCAAATAATTTGTTGGTAAAATCATGCGATTAATGCTGATAAACTTGAAGTTTTAGAAGTAAATAAAATTAAGATAAATAAAGCTTGGGGGAACAAGGCGTAAGGTGTCATTTTCCTGTCATATAACTTGCCTATGCAGCAGCAAGTGAGCATTTATCAGAGTAAAAATAACATTTTCACTAAAGATAGATATGCAATGAAGTTTTATTGCTTCAATTTAATTGAATGCTCAAAACTATGCCTTAGCTTTTTGCTTTGCAATTGACCAATAGGTGATTAATGAGATTTGCTGAAACTTTTTCACTCTTACCATTTCTTGACACCGCTGTTTGCCTGTTAACAGCTTTTGTACTCGGTACATTAATTGGTGCAGAGCGCCAATATAGGCAAAGAACTGCAGGTTTACGCACCAATGTGCTTGTTGCAGTAGGGGCGGCCGCTTTTGTTGATCTTGGCCATCGTTTGGCAGGCAATGCTGAAGCTGTAAGGGTCATTTCCTATGTTGTTTCTGGTATCGGCTTTTTGGGTGCTGGTGTCATCATGAAAGAAGGCATGAATGTACGCGGGTTAAATACCGCTGCAACTCTTTGGTGTTCGGCGGCTGTTGGTTCTTGTGCGGGCGGCGATATGCTTGCAGAAGCAACATTGCTCACCTTTTTTGTGATATTCGGCAATACAGTATTAAGGCGGCTTGTTAATCTTATCAATCGTATTCCACTAAACGAGGAAACAGGCGAAGCAACCTATGAAATTCGCTTAACGGTTAATCGCGATGCAGCACCAGAGCTGCGTGAAAAAATGGTAGACCTGTTGGAAAAGGCACAATATCCAGTAAGTGACGTTGAAATTTATGATCTATCTGGCGATAGGGTAGAGCTGATTGCAACTCTGGTAAGCACCGCCATTGATAAGGATGAAATTGAAGCGGTGGTTAACTTGCTTGAAAAAGAACGCAATGTACACCATGCCAATTGGGAAAGCAGTACCCGCGAATAAAGACCAAGAACTGCGACAAGCCAACAACGCCAGTAGAAATGAAAAAAAAACGCAATACCAATATTGATATTGCGCTTTTTAAATATAGATTGGTTTAAAATAAATATACTAAGTAAGAGACTTAACGGCTTCTTCTAAAAGCACAAACATTTTTTCACGCAATTCATCTTCGCTGACAGCAACATTTGCGGCTTTAAAATCTGCCATAACTTTTTCAACAACATCATTATCACCTGGCTCTTTCAAATCAGAAATAACAACTTCTTTAGCATAAGCATCTGCATCTGCACCGGCTTTACCAAGCTTTTCAGCTGCCCATAAGCCAAGCTGACGATTGCGGCGTGCTTCAGCTTTGAATCGCAAATCAGCATCATGAAAAAATTTATTCTCTAACGCTTCACCGCGTTCACTCATACCACTCATTGCACCCTCCGAATTCATGGCAACAAAGAAACTTCTTTAACTACTTGCCGTATAAAAGCGTAACAATCAAGGCGCAATTGTTAAAAACTGTTGTCAATGTTGTTTTTTCTACAATCTTAAGGCTGCGCATGATTGAGATTCTTTGCGATTTGCTATAGTGAGCTTAAATAGTTTATTTCAATATAGTGAAGAGAGTTGCCATGAACCGTCGTCGTCGCATTTATGAAGGTAAGGCCAAAATTCTTTATGAAGGGCCAGAACCAGGAACGCTCATCCAGTTTTTCAAAGATGATGCAACAGCATTTAATGCTAAAAAGCATGAAGTGATTGATGGTAAAGGCGTTCTTAATAATCGTATTTCTGAACGTATATTTACACTGCTAGAAGAAATAGGTATTCCTACCCATTTCATCAAAAGTATTAATATGCGTGAACAGCTCATTCATGCGGTTGAAATAATTCCCCTTGAAGTTGTTGTTCGCAATATTGCCGCGGGTTCTTTTTCTAAGCGTTTAGGCATTGAGGAAGGCACACCATTACCAAGCCCAATTATTGAGTTTTATTTCAAAAAAGATGAACTTGATGATCCAATGGTTTCAGCAGAGCATATTTTTGCTCTTGGCTGGGCAAGCCCTTCTGAGCTTGAAGAAATTATGGCGATTGCAAGCCGTATCAATGATTTCCTTAGCGGACTTTTCATTGGCATAGGCATTCGTCTTGTTGATTTTAAAATGGAATTTGGTCGCCTTTGGGAAGGCGATATGATGCGCATTGTCCTTGCTGACGAAATTTCCCCTGATTCTTCGCGTCTTTGGGATGTTAATACCAATGACAAACTGGATAAGGATCGTTTCCGCCGCGACATGGGTGGCCTCGTTGAGGCTTATCAAGAAGTTGCTCGTCGTCTTGGCATCATTAACGAAAATGAAGCACCGCGCCCTAAAGGTCCGGTATTGGTGAAATAGCTCACCAGCTCTTACTGACATGAATTTATAGGCTTTTATTTTCACTTAAATGAGCCATTTATTTGCCTTTATATAGGCTTTGTTGCACCTTTAGTGAAAATATAGCCTATAAATGCTATTCTTATAATTCCATTGGTTATTAAATCTCTTATGTGCGTCAACAAGCCATAAATCAGCCAAGTAGAAAGATTACAAGTTATGAAAGCCCGTGTCACCGTTACCCTTAAAAACGCTGTTCTTGACCCACAGGGAAAAGCTATTGTTGGTGCCTTGGAAGCACTTGATTTTAGTGGTGTTAACTCTGTTCGCCAAGGCAAAGTCTTTGATATTGAACTTGCAACCAATGACAAAGCCGTTGCCCAAAGCGAATTGCAAGCCATGTGCGAAAAACTATTAGCCAATACTGTTATTGAAAATTTCACCATTGAGATTTTATAATTTCAAAGCAAATTGCCTATAATGCAAGCTGCTTAGACCGCCAGTTTATTATATTATCGGCAATTTTAAGATCATAATTTGTGCTGCACTTTAGCTTAAAATCCGCTTATACCAGAAAAGTGCTCTTGGTTATCTTCAAGGATTTGCAAATGAAAACGGCTGTTATCCAGTTACCAGGCTTAAATCGCGATCGTGATATGATCACCGCTTTGAGCGATATTTCAGGCACCAAACCAATCACTGTTTGGCAAACAGAAACAACCATTCCTGATGTTGATTTAATCGTTATTCCGGGCGGTTTTTCTTATGGTGACTATTTGCGCTGTGGTGCAATTGCTGCACGCATGCCGGTTATGCAAGCAATTAAGGAAAAAGCCGCTAAAGGCGTTAAAGTTCTCGGCGTATGCAATGGTTTTCAAATTTTGCTTGAGGCGGGTCTTTTACCGGGTGCTTTAATGCGCAATACATCGCTTAAATTTGTTTGTCGCGAAGTAAAGCTTGAAATCGCCAATGCAAATACAGCTTTTACAACCGGCTACCAACAAGGGCAAATTATTCGCTGTCCCGTTGCCCATCATGACGGCAATTACTTTACCGATAGTGAAAGCCTAAAGCAGCTTGAAGATAATGGTCAGGTAGTTTTACGCTATGCACAAAACACTAATCCTAATGGTTCACTCAACGATATTGCTGGGATCATCAATAAGCAAGGTAATGTGCTTGGTATGATGCCGCATCCTGAAAATCTTATTGAAAAGGCCCATGGCGGCGATGATGGACGCGCCTTTTTTGCTGGCGCTTTAGGTATTGCAGCATGAAATTCATAAAGGAAACCATAGTACTTGGAGTGTGTTTGCTAGGTGTTTCAGCCTGTTATAGGGTTACTCTACCTGTTGAGCCACCGGTTTTTAACAGCCAACATGCAGCTTTACCAACCATGGAGCACATTGCTTTAACCGCTAATCGCTGCTGGTTTAAATCAGGGGATAATGCATTCAAGGCCTATCGCCTTGCGCCTGAATTACAATCCTATAGTGGCAAGCCCCGTATTTTGCTTGTTGCTTATAACAGACCAACTGATCGGCCACTTTTGGTGGTGGAAGCCATGGGCAGCCCTGCACAAGTTGCGCATTACGGTCCGCTAATGGACAGTAATTTAAGCAGCAGAATAACAGATAATATCAAACGCTGGACTGCTGGCGACAATAAATGTTGAACGAATAAAACGAATGTTGAACGAATAAAATCAACCAAGCCTTATATAAAATGAAATGGGTTTGGTTGAAATAGATCAAGAGCCAACAGATTATATGAAATACCCTTTAAAAGGTAAACATAGCAAGCTGTTGTAAGGACAAACATTAATAGATAGTTTGATTGGCTAGACCAACAATTATTTATTATCACTTAGGGAATACGGAGCCCAAACCTGATGAGCCTTGGCAATGATGTTGCAATAACCCCTGAACTTATCGCAGCGCATGGATTGCAGCCTAATGAATATGCCCGTATTATCGAGCTTATCGGCCGTGAACCAAGCTTTACTGAACTTGGCATTTTTTCCGCTATGTGGAATGAGCATTGCTCATATAAATCATCAAAAAAATGGCTACGTACCCTGCCTATTGATGGTAATTGCGTCATCCAAGGGCCGGGTGAAAATGCTGGCGTTGTCGACATTGGCGAGGGCGATTGTGTGGTTTTCAAAATGGAAAGCCATAATCACCCATCTTATATTGAGCCATATCAGGGCGCAGCAACCGGCGTTGGTGGTATTTTACGTGATGTTTTCACCATGGGTGCGCGTCCTGTAGCTGCCATGAATGCGCTGCGTTTTGGTGAGCCAAGCCATCCGCGCACCAAACACCTTGTTTCTGGTGTTGTTTCAGGTGTTGGTGGCTATGGTAATGCCTTTGGGGTTCCAACCGTTGGCGGTGAAGTTAATTTTGATAAAAGATATAATGGCAATATTTTGGTCAATGCTTTTGCAGCAGGTATTGCCAAAACCAATGCGATTTTTTATTCTAAGGCTGAAGGTGTTGGGCTTCCCGTTGTATATCTTGGCGCCAAAACTGGCCGTGATGGTGTTGGAGGCGCAACTATGGCATCTGCCGAGTTTGACGATTCGATTGAAGAAAAACGTCCCACAGTACAAGTTGGCGATCCATTTACTGAAAAATGCTTGCTTGAAGCTTGCCTTGAATTAATGGCAACCGGCGCAGTGATTGCTATTCAAGATATGGGAGCGGCGGGTCTTACCTGCTCAGCCGTTGAGATGGGCGCTAAGGGTGATCTTGGTATTGAGCTTAATCTTGATCTTGTGCCAGCCCGCGAAGCAAATATGACCGCTTATGAAATGATGCTATCAGAAAGCCAGGAGCGTATGCTCATGGTGTTGCTGCCAGAAAAAGAAGCTGAAGCTGAAGCAATTTTCAAAAAATGGGGCCTTGATTTTGCAATTTGTGGTAAAACCACGGATGATCTTCGTTTCCGCGTCCTTCATCAAGGTGTTGAAGTTGCCAATTTGCCAATTAAAGAGCTTGGTGATGAAGCGCCAGAATATGATCGTCCTTGGGTGGAACCAAAGCTTCCAACTGCACTAAATGATAACGAAATT comes from Bartonella sp. HY038 and encodes:
- the purL gene encoding phosphoribosylformylglycinamidine synthase subunit PurL, whose protein sequence is MSLGNDVAITPELIAAHGLQPNEYARIIELIGREPSFTELGIFSAMWNEHCSYKSSKKWLRTLPIDGNCVIQGPGENAGVVDIGEGDCVVFKMESHNHPSYIEPYQGAATGVGGILRDVFTMGARPVAAMNALRFGEPSHPRTKHLVSGVVSGVGGYGNAFGVPTVGGEVNFDKRYNGNILVNAFAAGIAKTNAIFYSKAEGVGLPVVYLGAKTGRDGVGGATMASAEFDDSIEEKRPTVQVGDPFTEKCLLEACLELMATGAVIAIQDMGAAGLTCSAVEMGAKGDLGIELNLDLVPAREANMTAYEMMLSESQERMLMVLLPEKEAEAEAIFKKWGLDFAICGKTTDDLRFRVLHQGVEVANLPIKELGDEAPEYDRPWVEPKLPTALNDNEIADQGDFGSDLLKLLGSPDLSSRRWVYEQYDTLIQGNSLVCPGGDAGVIRVDSNDKRALAFSSDVTPRYCEASPYEGGKQAVAECWRNITATGATPLASTDNLNFGNPEKPEIMGQLVFAIKGIGEACNALNFPIVSGNVSLYNETNGEAILPTPTMAGVGIIADWAHMATIGGMQAGDILLLIGGDGRHLGQSIYLRDILGRTEGLPPKVDLSVEKRNGDFVRSLIEKSLVTACHDISDGGLAISLAEMCIKSEKGAKVTLGNGTRVSELFGEDQARYVIAINPENLDDITNRAYLNGIELRQLGQVEGSMLDIANCFSLSVEQLNNCFEGWFPDFMGQE
- the purQ gene encoding phosphoribosylformylglycinamidine synthase subunit PurQ: MKTAVIQLPGLNRDRDMITALSDISGTKPITVWQTETTIPDVDLIVIPGGFSYGDYLRCGAIAARMPVMQAIKEKAAKGVKVLGVCNGFQILLEAGLLPGALMRNTSLKFVCREVKLEIANANTAFTTGYQQGQIIRCPVAHHDGNYFTDSESLKQLEDNGQVVLRYAQNTNPNGSLNDIAGIINKQGNVLGMMPHPENLIEKAHGGDDGRAFFAGALGIAA
- the purS gene encoding phosphoribosylformylglycinamidine synthase subunit PurS; its protein translation is MKARVTVTLKNAVLDPQGKAIVGALEALDFSGVNSVRQGKVFDIELATNDKAVAQSELQAMCEKLLANTVIENFTIEIL
- a CDS encoding DUF1476 domain-containing protein, whose translation is MSGMSERGEALENKFFHDADLRFKAEARRNRQLGLWAAEKLGKAGADADAYAKEVVISDLKEPGDNDVVEKVMADFKAANVAVSEDELREKMFVLLEEAVKSLT
- a CDS encoding flagellar export protein FliJ; its protein translation is MKPRETIVRLKLFQVREKRRQITQLETMAFEFQRMANELETQIANEERKAGITDHNHFAYPTFAAAARQRRENLLNSANDLNIQKAAALIALQEAEAELAKAQAIEVRDGSSTLEETISFVQRRSMIG
- a CDS encoding MgtC/SapB family protein codes for the protein MRFAETFSLLPFLDTAVCLLTAFVLGTLIGAERQYRQRTAGLRTNVLVAVGAAAFVDLGHRLAGNAEAVRVISYVVSGIGFLGAGVIMKEGMNVRGLNTAATLWCSAAVGSCAGGDMLAEATLLTFFVIFGNTVLRRLVNLINRIPLNEETGEATYEIRLTVNRDAAPELREKMVDLLEKAQYPVSDVEIYDLSGDRVELIATLVSTAIDKDEIEAVVNLLEKERNVHHANWESSTRE
- the ctrA gene encoding response regulator transcription factor CtrA encodes the protein MRVLLIEDDNATAHSIELMLKSESFNIYTTDLGEEGVDLGKLYDYDIILLDLNLPDMSGYEVLRTLRLSKVKTPILILSGMGGIEDKVRGLGFGADDYMTKPFHKDELIARIHAIVRRSKGHAQSVIATGDLIVNLDAKTVEISGLPVHLTGKEYQMLELLSLRKGTTLTKEMFLNHLYGGMDEPELKIIDVFICKLRKKLDAVSGGQNYIETVWGRGYVLREPNGEILRETA
- the purC gene encoding phosphoribosylaminoimidazolesuccinocarboxamide synthase, with the protein product MNRRRRIYEGKAKILYEGPEPGTLIQFFKDDATAFNAKKHEVIDGKGVLNNRISERIFTLLEEIGIPTHFIKSINMREQLIHAVEIIPLEVVVRNIAAGSFSKRLGIEEGTPLPSPIIEFYFKKDELDDPMVSAEHIFALGWASPSELEEIMAIASRINDFLSGLFIGIGIRLVDFKMEFGRLWEGDMMRIVLADEISPDSSRLWDVNTNDKLDKDRFRRDMGGLVEAYQEVARRLGIINENEAPRPKGPVLVK